The Setaria viridis chromosome 9, Setaria_viridis_v4.0, whole genome shotgun sequence sequence ACTCCATATATAAACCAGTGAGGATATACTGCACCAATTCTTCAACTTGTAGGGCAAACAGATGCCATCTCATCTCCCAATGCCTTCATCTTGCAGTATTCGACGATCGTCATGTTCTCCTTGCGAATAGTGGCTAGAGCAATTCTGGTGCTGACTGCTCTAGCACGAGTCTGCGAGGCATAGACGTCCTCGAGGCTCTTCCATGCATCAGCCGCCGTCTCCGCGTTGGAGACGTGTGTCAATGCAGCTTTTGAGATGGTGGACAGAAGGTAGCTGAGGACGAGTTGATCCTTCGCTACCCAGTCGTTGTGGGCGGGGTTGGGCTGCTTCTCAGTCCTGTCTCCAACCTTGACGTCGATCTCGACGCTTGGTGCGACGATAGTGCCGTCGAGGAAACCTAGCCGCGCATCGCGTACGGCAGGCAACACTTGAATCTTCCATAGGAGATAGTTGTTCCTGCTGAGCTTCTCAATCACCGGATGATGCTGAGCTTCTCAATCACCGGATGACCAAGAGCCAGTGCGGCAAAAGCAGATGATGAACTCGCCATTGACGTATGGAGGAgtggctctgattaccatgaaagAGGAGATCAGAGGTAGGGTGGAACGTCGCCCTTTGTCTCGGGTGACGGCTTCGTGTTAATCTCAATGACAAGTGCACAAGTACGTAGGTTACATAGGGTTCGGCCTTGACTCAATCTATCTACAACAAGAATCTAGCTAGTTTACAAGATATAAACCATAACAAACTCTATCAAGGCCGACCCCAATCGTGAGCTATTCAAATGTTGTTACAGGATATTTATCTCTAATATCTATAACGGTGCCGTCCATTTGGCCATCTATACTCTAAATCCTTAAACCCTAAATTCCCATTCCCAATTTAATTTCTAGTACTTTTTGAGTGAGTGATAGATAGAAATCTGTAGTTTGAGAGCAGAAATCTCTTTCTATAACTACTATGTGTGGGTGGTGTAACCAAATTTACCAACTTTTCAACTTGGACTTAAGAAACTTTCGGATAAAGAACTCGGCCTCTCACAGGTTATCGGCGAGCTTTCTGCTTTTCACGGCCTTTGTTACTGTATGTACGTCACGCGCCGTACATGGCCAGTACACACGAGTAGTACGTGACAAAGCACTATCAAACCTTGTCCTCCGATCCGTTCCCTTCCGCACAAATAATCGGACGCCAACGCAAGCAGACAAGAGCGGCCCTGTCCCCGCCGAGCCGAGGCGAAAGCCCCCACCCGGCCGGGTTGGTGTCGTCCGGCTGCAGGCACTACCCCGTCGTGGTGAGAGAGCGTACGGGGCGCGGCCGGTGTGCGCGCACCAGCGCATGCATGCCATGGCCATACTCTCCCTCTGCGGCGCTCAGCAGGGCTGGGGGCCATAGCGCCGGAGCGGCAGagccccgcgccgcggccgtgctCTCGCCAGGAGGGCAAAAGGGCCCCGGCGGCAAACAAAGGCTGTTCTTGTAGGGAGGGAGACGCAGCAAGGCAGACGGCAGCTTAAGAGTCACGCACACAGCTCGGCAGTGGCCAGTGGGCACTGTGAAGTGGCTCGGTATGAGCACACACGTACCCGGCTGGAAGCCTGGTACCTCCTCGTAGCGCCCGTAGCCCGGCCGGCCCCAATAATTGGCCCGTCCACTACGCCGGGCCGATCcggcccccttttgtcccggcgCGCTTGCGCGCGGGCACTCGGCGGCCAGTCCTACTCCCTAGCCCGGTGGGCGTGCGCCCCCACGGCAGCGCGTGGCACGGCaacgggacgacgacgacggcgcgcgGCAAGGGGTGATCGAGGTGCCAGCCGGCCGCGGTGGGGCGGCAGGCAAGTGGCCAAAAGGACACGGCGGCAGGCGGGGCACCGGCAGGGCAGCACGCATGTGTGCTGGCGCGGTTAATTTGCGGCACCAACCCGGTTGACGCGCCCACCCCACTTGCGGCAGGCGACGAGGGGAGGGGGGGGGATCGGAGTGGAGTGCCCGGTGGCAGTGGTACCGGGCCGCGGAAAATCCAAGGGGCGCTGCGGGGGACCGGGGGTGGCCCGGCCTGGATTCTCGCTCGTGCCGCTTTGCTCGCCTCGTTTATGGTAAAACCAAATCCAGGCGCCGCAGTGGCTCGCACTGTACTGTACGTCTCCATGTAACCAGTACGTCTCTGCGTCACACTCGCGGCGATGTATGAGCGCATATGTAGGTTAATTTTCTGAGGCATTTTTCTCCCAACATTGTTGGACAATACGTAGCGTACTTATATTGCCAATGGTATATTCAGCTAAACTTTGTCTTGATTGGATCGTGTTGTCATTTATGGCAAGTGCTCGGCATTTTATGTGTGTTGTCGTTTAGTTGATTGAGTTACATTTGCAGCCGGTAGCCGGTAGCAAAACTACCGAGGAGAATATGCATATGTGGAGTTAATGCCAATCAACACCACTCTTCTTTTCACATTTCCGGTGGCACTCCTAGAGTCCTGTACCATGAGATCcatgatcgccgccgtcaccttACTAATCCACACCACACCCATTGACCCATCACAAATTTGGCCATGATGCCTGTGCATCGATCCCTTGAAACCTGGCAGAGACCTCCCCGAGCCAACCCCGCCTCTTGAACACATATAACCGAGTAATGCTGGAGGAAGCAACTGATGTTGAGAGTGTGCAAATCGCTGCTGTTAGTTGATCAGAGTACACCAGGATTAAGAACATGCATATGCTCACTTTAGACAACGAATTCTATATTTTTTTCCCCCAAAGAACGGAGAAATTAAAGCTTTTGCTTTGCCATAATAATCTTATTTCTAGAAGAGATTCAGCAAGTACTATAGCACACGTTTGACACACTAAGTACGTACGTAGAGGGCGGGACATTTGCTGCCACATGAAGGTACGTACATCAAATATGCAGTGCATATTGCTTCCTGCTGGCGCTAATCGATCACGAGAGGCGTTACTGCTTGGCAAGATTAGTAAATGCTAGCTGGTTGCTGGATCCACACATTGCGGGAATGAAACCTAGGAGTACAAAACAACAAACTCCGGatcaagaaaacaacaaaagtgCATAGGTGGATGGCCTGGAACACGtgataataataataacaatCTAGCTTCTTTTCCTCTTGACGCCTGCGGCGGcgcccttctcttcttctcctcctccggcggcggtgccatCTTCCTCGTCGGCCGCCAACCGCGCCTCGGTCAGCTTGTTCAGCagctcggcggcggtgtcggCGAGGACGAAGATGTTGCGCGCCTTGGCGTCGATGAAGCCCTCCTCGACACCCTTGTCGAACAGCGAGAGCAGGCTGTTGTAGAAGCCGTCCACGTTGAGGAGCCCCACCTGGTGACGATGATGACGCAAAAGGCACCGACGGCCATGCAGCGTTGGTTGATTAGTTGGGTGTCAGCAGAGCGGGGATATATGATTAACAGCCTAGCAGCTACTCCATTAGGCATGAGGCATGACGGCCTAGCTAATGGGGCTAGAAGATAGAGGTAATGGCGGCGGCATTATAGAATGCAAACGGCAGTTAAATACGACAAGGTTACCGGTTTGTTGTGGATCCCCAGCTGCGCCCACGCTATGATCTCCAACAGTTCTTCGATCGTCCCGTAACCGCCTGCGCATGTTAGACAATTAACAACTAGGTGTAGCTCAAATCATTCGGCTCCCGATCGAGCTGTACACTGCATCAACGACGACCCTAGCTATACTATACTACATGTCTTAGACGTCGTAGCTAGAAGGAAGAGAAGGCGATGCTGTTTGGGAGCAAGAAATGATCCAAAATAATGCTGGTATTATTTAGTGTTGGTCTTTTGACCGAGCTAGACCTGGCAGGGCGATGAAAGCGTCCGCGTGTTTCGCCATTTCTGACTTGCGCTCATGCATGTCCCTGACCACTTTCACCTCTCCCAATGTCTCCCCTGACACCTACAGATGGGCACCACAGGTTTAATCCATGCGCTGCGGCGCACACTCAAATCCATCGTGCCTGCTGGCTCGTGTTGGGGTTGGGTACGGTGACACACAGGAATGGAGATTTGGCAATACCTCTTCAGGTAGGAGCGCGCTAGGGATGACCCTGCAACAACAACATGAGCCAGCATTCAGCAGAGGGGTAGTCCAAAAATCCAAAGCCAGGAGGGAGACGAAGAAGTACGCAGTGACGAATCACTACTGAAAAACAAAAATGCTAGCTTTGCATTGGAGATACGGCATCATCGTCTATTACCCGAGGACGTGGCGGCCGCCGTCATAGACGGCCTTGGACACCAGGCCCAtcaggccgccgctgccgccgccgtagaCCAGGTTGATCTGCCTTTCGACCTGCGGAGCTAGCAGCAATCAAGCACCGAAAATACGCAAGATGCTAGCATACCTAGCTTGACGAGAAGCAGCTCAATGGCTGCTAGCTAGCTCACCGTACCAGTTGCTTTCCAAGGTCGAGCGCGGCAGCGCTGAAAGATGGCCGGTTCCCCGGCCTGCTTCCGCAGAAGACACAGATCGCCCGCACCGCCGGCCAccgtccgcctccgcggccgccgccgctctccgtATCAGCAAACTTCTCTTGATTCTCCTCCATGAGTCACGAACCacgagagggaggggaggaggaaaggATGAGACACCCAGGGAGAGGGAGCAAGAGACAGAGAGAAGGTGGATATTCCCTCGATGGGGTCCCTTCTCGAGGGCTCGATGGTGGATGGCTCGGTGCCTATTTATGCACACCAACTAGATGGTTTTGCATGCAATAATTACAGCTCTCGTCTGCCGAAAATCATATGCCGCTGATTTGTCGCCACCCCCATATAAAGAGTGTCTATTCGTCACCCGGTGAAAGAGGAGCCGCTGTCACTTGATTTTTAAATCATCCGATCGTCATCCAACGTGTCGTGttcatcttcaacctccagctgctctttctctctctgttgTGCTTCTTCTACCTGCCGCCCCGTCGTGCCTCCACCCGCCCGCGCGTGGTCGCCTTCCTGTCCCTCCCACCACCGTCGTTGTCGTTAATTCCTCCCTCCCCAGCACCGTCCAAccaccctccaccaccaccacccagccagtggcgcccccgccgccgtgcctcaCAGCCCCCACGCCCGCCACCTTCGCCAGGCCAGCCTACTGCCACCGGCCTTCCCTCTAGGGCCGCCGGTGAGCACCCACCTCAGAAATCCCGAACCCCCCTAACCTCGAAAATCCCGAACCCCTAACCCTGGCACCCCAAATCTCGCCGGAATTTGGTTGGAGTTGGAGAGGAAAGCGTGCAgatggggaggaagaaaaatttaAGTAAGGAGTGGCTTCAAATCACTCGACTAAGTGATAGCTTTTCCCGATAAAAACAGTGCTAGATTTGGAGAAGGCAAAACTTGTCGAATTTCGTAGATTTGAATTCGATTGAAGATTTGTAACGTTTGActattcatcttattcaaaaaagtATGGAAgtatcatttattttattttgatttatTTTATTATCATACATACTTTAGCATGACTTATCTTTTCGTATATTTgtataaatttttgaataagacgaatgaTCAAATATTATGAATTAAAGTCAATAGTGATAAATATTTTGAATAGTAGGAACACATGTATATGTAAGATGTAACTCCTGGTTcatcaaacaattatttttctactttctGAAAAGAAGAACGCTTAGTAGGGTTAGGCTTCCCACCACTGCACCACATGAGTGTATAAGTGGAAGGGAGATGGGAGTGAAAGAAAGGGCTTGCAATAGAGGCAGGTGTTGGCGGGCTATGCTCTGTTCCCATCATAGCGAGAGGCGGCATAGAGATGTTGCACGGGGGGAGAGCTATGTGTGGCTACATCAGACACAGAGACCTTACCTTTATTTCCTATCGGATCTATATATGAGGATGGATGAGTTGTTGAAGTAGGGAGTGGGAAATGTATGCGTGCTATGTAACCTGAAGTAATGGAAATGGACTCTCAAAACTAAAATACGAGCACTCAAACCTGGTTTCGCAATTATTATCTAACAACTATATTTCATATTCCTGCTCCTTTTTAAGAAAGAATACGGGTTTCGCAATTATTATCTAACAACTATATTTCATATTCCTGCTCCTTTTTAAGAAAGAATACGGTAAGAAAGAATAAATTTCGTATTTCTCTAATTGACACAATGACGTAGAAACCACGTCAAGACGCGGTCTCTCCTTGTTAGGAGTCGTCGAGAATTAAAAGTTTGACCTAACACTCTACACAACTCGTACGCGCGCACCGCGCTCCGGCCAGTTCACAGGGTACGTACGACCGGTCGGCGCGCGCTCCATCGCCACCCACCGCCCACCAGCGAGCCCATACACCCACCGGCCAACACCGCCCGCGCAGTCTCCTGCCCCACCGCTCGTACCAGCCATCCCTCCCGTGCTCGCGGTGTACGACGGCGCGGCGCCCCCTTTCCTATCCTAACCCCCGCGCGCGTGCCTGCCTGCCGAGCCCGtacggccgccgcgcgccgggtAATTGGCTCGTACCTaccgcgctgccgccggtggGTTCATTACGTACGCGCGGGGGCGCGCCACCGAACCATCGCGTCGTCGCCTGTGACGGCTCGCGCGCGGGGCCGCGGCAGGGGCGCGGGCCACAGGCCGCTgcgctgctggctgctgcagccCGTGTCAGATCCGGGTGGGTGATCGCATCATCGGGCTGTGCAGTAGGGAGGATACGTACACCGTTGCATGCTCGCGCATGAAGCATATGCAGTTTGGTTTGGTCTGCCAGAAGTCGAACCGGGGATGCATGCTATGAAAGCGTGGTTTGTGAGTTATATGACGACGCGTGGGGCGTAGCAGTACACTGGAGAGATTGGTGGAAAAAATTCTATGCAGGAGTCCTGCAAACTCCCAACAAACTAAACAGATTGGTTAGGATTTAAGAAAGAACCTGGCTAATTTACATCCGGCTGTAAATTAGCCTATCGCACAGCCACCCCTTTTTAGAACCGGAACCACTGTCCGTCCGTCCACTTTTTACTATTCTGACAAAAACCTTTGCTGTTGTTGTCTTTTTGCACGGGCAAAGACAGCAACTCCACCGGTAAGATtccaaaaaaaacagagaaaagaTTGCTAGGTTAAAAAATCCATGTCTTTACAACCGAGGATCAAAACCAAAATCTGATTGCACTATTCGTGTTAGTCTCAGCAAAAGCTTCAAAATAATATCCCACTTCAATATGTTTTGATCCTATTTTTCTCATACAGTACTAAGCAGTTTTGTTAAAAGCTCAATTCATATTACAATAAACTCGGAAGCAATTTAGGACAAATGTATAAGCAAATTAACATCATTTAAAGCCACATAGTTTCTTCACCGAAAGGGGGACAACCGAGATGAAATCCGTGCAAATGTAGCACTTTTACTTATTCACAGTTCACTTCAGATACAGAAATGAACACATCCACAAAATGACAATTCATGTAATTGGCATCTGAAACCTGGAGTACTAAGTTGCTTATTGGGAATCATATTTTTGCTTATCTAGAATAATATGTCTGCCTAATCAGGTCCAGATTATTGCCTAAAACAGGAGGACAGGCACCAGGGAGCAAAAACTCACAAAAATGTCGCCGGGGACCACCTCGCGGCCGTGGGTCCCTCGCCGGGGTCACCGCCGCACGCCCTCGCCGGGGGCTGTCATCGCGCAGGCCTCCAGGGGGGCGCCGCCACAAGCCCTCGTTGGGGAGGggggggcgccgccgcgcgtgTGCGCCAATCCCTTACCACCATCCTGTGAAGATATAGGGAGAGTAGGGTGAAGAAGATAACCGTGCGTTTGGTTACTAGGTCAAAGTGGGTTGGAATGGGTTCGACTCACTTTGACTCGTGTTTGGTTCGAGAGGGTGGGGGTTGGGTCGGACCTAGTAGAGGAATATTCCTCATAGATGCGGGTTGAGTGCGTCCCTCCGAAACAAGCGGACGCACTCGACCCGCACGGACGGCGTGCGCATCCGTCCGGCCGGCCTGGTGCGAatgcggggaggaggcggcggtcaACACCGGGGcggcatggaggaggaggcgggccaGGGAGGTGGGGGTctgggcggggcgggcggcgacactGTGGAGGAGCagggggcgcggaggcggccgacggCGTAAGGAGGCGCCAACGGCGTcgtggaggagctgcagccggGCGGCGCCAAGAGGAGGCCgtgcggggaggaggaagaagatagaagaggaagtgagaggaaaaaagaagaagaggacgaTAGGTAGGCCCcgcagctgacaggtggggtTCACAACTAACTATGTTAAaaggacatccatcccaaccctctcaacctcttcaaccaaataaaagactgggtccaacccatccctctccttccctctcatccaaacacgagcTTGATAATTTGATCTCCACTGGACTTGGCCCAACGGTCAAGTCCAACCCTGATCcacgccctgatcgggggcgcacaACCAACTCATGGTTGGTGGGGCCCCGTCGCGTAGCGCTATAAAGACAGGGTGGGGCCAAGAGCATGAACGCCTTAGTTTGACGTCGTGCCCACCAGACCCACCAACAAACCTAGTACCCGATCTACTTTGCGCTGTCAGCGGCGGGAAGCTCGCCGACTCCtcacgccgtcgtcgtcctcgtcgtcagcaccaccatcaccaccatggTGAACTCGTCGACGAAGCCCGATGGTTGTgacccactctctctctctctctctctctttcccctCTCGGATGTATCTATCTAGATCTTAAGTCAATGTTTTGTCCTAAAGAATGATAGCTTACCCGCTAGATTTGCATCTAT is a genomic window containing:
- the LOC117836513 gene encoding probable cytokinin riboside 5'-monophosphate phosphoribohydrolase LOG4; the encoded protein is MEENQEKFADTESGGGRGGGRWPAVRAICVFCGSRPGNRPSFSAAALDLGKQLVERQINLVYGGGSGGLMGLVSKAVYDGGRHVLGVIPSALLPEEVSGETLGEVKVVRDMHERKSEMAKHADAFIALPGGYGTIEELLEIIAWAQLGIHNKPVGLLNVDGFYNSLLSLFDKGVEEGFIDAKARNIFVLADTAAELLNKLTEARLAADEEDGTAAGGGEEEKGAAAGVKRKRS